A DNA window from Centroberyx gerrardi isolate f3 chromosome 5, fCenGer3.hap1.cur.20231027, whole genome shotgun sequence contains the following coding sequences:
- the ncoa3 gene encoding nuclear receptor coactivator 3 translates to MSGVGENSLEPLCSDRKRKLSTCDTPGLGCDKRRREQESKYIEELAELISANLSNIDSFNVKPDKCAILKETVRQIRQIKEQGKSSCSDDDVQKADVSSTGQGVIDKDHLGPLLLQALDGFLFVVNREGSIVFVSDNVTQYLQYKQEELINTSVYNILHEEDREEFHKNLPKSNAPNGASWGGEAPRQKSHTFNCRMLVKFVHGQSHGPSEEGHGGQRYETMQCFALTQPRAMMEEGEDLQSCMICVARRITAVERTERFSTRHELSGKLIEIEQQSSLHTTMRPGWEDLVRRCMQMFLHRSEGQPWSYKRHYHDAFLHGHAETPLYRFSLSDGTPVTAQTRSDLCRNPNSNEPPTFLSTHLLQREQNGYRGNQGGGMRPQGMVVNNPNPQMNMGPAGGMGMGINRGYGMAEQGNMPQRGVPQYAGGNRMNPMNQMNQMNPMHQMNQMNSMHQMNNMGQMNQMNQMNAIHPMNSVNQMGPMNQINQMNQMGHHGMHQQQQHQHQQMGQFHGGGGGGGGGGGGGYGLGMTSPPQGNPGMNGPPHNVMGSPRVRGSPKMGASPFSPGGMNSPMSSSHPGNSGAGGGGTTFSSSSLNALQAISEGVGNPMPSSLTSPPPHKPDSSPNVNSTNQSQAQGGPCKPGLPAHSDSKSPGSSLGAGGEQQSQQHPHTPTTDGPPDKPDSQASREGVPAGGEPNRRVPDTKCHKKLLQLLTSPTDELVPPNPTPSSGRSSTPEAKEGTAGVTSPSSTGVSSSTGGIGQQGLGAVSSTGGTGHFTNQSLQEKHKILHKLLQNGNTPDEVARITAEATGKSTLDPGGPEAGPTAAGGVRGSESKQEQHSPKKEKTHALLHYLLNNDDSRESGDIKPKLEELEGRGAQGAGVTSSDPHSMDGKVKMEPPDDLETLETILGGPRNGSSFYPEPDSRAGKEVGNKPGNMPDSLHDGERGPMAPGQRGPYQRALSLDAKPMSGEGGVGGGLAGRRNVPCPTLVKQETMEAPIRTGAVANGFPGGMGVCPPRGGATRGMGRGMGMPQRPPMAGPGDWGMPRSSANPAGGPGHPGMGRAGMMGGPMMNRSNSVPGNTRSMLQQQLMDMGSNEANMRMSPFGGQGPPPQSPSWPDSAMGMDRPQSNTNRGQFGNPLDELLVPPSTSEGQSDERALLDQLDSLLNNTDVIALEEIDRALGIPDLVGQTQGPEGQPQGQGQGQGQCPPSEPFPGPDSSMGMDQKPMYSQGYPGPPGPPGPPGPPSMGMQAGYGGNPMQGQSPAGFNPMMNQMGQPGGFPGMAGMGGMGNPRANMMRPRMMNATKPLRLQLQQRLQGQQFMNQTRQGIKMENAPGGNPAMRPGMQPGIQPGMQPPGMAGQPGFLNAQMMAQRSREMMTMQMRRQRMIMLMQQQQQQQQQQQQQQQGQGAAGGFSPPPNVTAPGGMDNPMGGPPMNQPGQQAFNYGGNYAMSQQGDPSFMGPGSSPPGNMMPGRMGGPPQNAMMPGMQGNPQAGPMYQSGDMKGWPQGGMPRNNSYPQQQFPQQGNQGQFGPMMMNSSMGGPGPVSGAGAGQMGQMPGQMQGQMQGQMQGQMGMNSMGMGRMPMGPDQKYC, encoded by the exons ATGAGCGGGGTAGGAGAGAACTCGTTGGAGCCGCTGTGCTCCGACCGCAAACGCAAACTGTCCACCTGTGACACACCAGGATTAGG GTGTGACAAGCGTCGGAGGGAACAGGAGAGCAAGTACATCGAGGAGCTGGCCGAGCTCATCTCTGCCAATCTCTCCAACATCGACAGCTTCAACGTCAAGCCTGACAAATGTGCCATCCTCAAGGAGACCGTGAGGCAGATCAGacaaatcaaagagcaag GAAAGAGCTCATGCAGCGATGACGATGTCCAGAAGGCGGACGTGTCCTCTACTGGTCAAGGGGTCATTGACAAGGACCATCTGGGACCGCTGCTCCTACAG GCCCTGGATGGTTTTCTGTTTGTGGTGAACCGAGAGGGCAGCATTGTATTTGTGTCAGATAACGTGACCCAATACCTGCAGTACAAGCAGGAGGAGCTGATCAACACCAGTGTGTACAACATCCTCCatgaggaggacagggaggaatTCCACAAGAACCTACCCAAGTCCAATG CACCAAATGGGGCATCGTGGGGTGGAGAGGCGCCCCGGCAGAAGAGCCACACTTTCAACTGTCGTATGCTGGTGAAGTTCGTCCATGGCCAGAGTCACGGGCCGTCAGAGGAGGGGCATGGGGGCCAGCGCTACGAGACCATGCAGTGTTTCGCCCTCACTCAGCCCCGCGCcatgatggaggagggagaag ATTTGCAGTCATGTATGATCTGTGTGGCGCGACGCATCACTGCGGTGGAGAGGACGGAGAGGTTCAGCACTCGACATGAACTGTCTG GTAAACTGATTGAGATTGAACAGCAGAGCTCACTCCACACCACTATGCGTCCAGGCTGGGAGGACCTGGTGAGGCGCTGCATGCAGATGTTCCTCCATCGCAGCGAGGGACAACCCTGGTCCTACAAACGCCACTACCACGACG CTTTCCTTCATGGCCATGCGGAGACCCCGCTCTaccgcttctctctctctgacggCACCCCGGTCACAGCCCAGACCAGGAGCGATCTCTGCAGGAATCCCAACTCTAATGAGCCGCCCACTTTCCTCTCCACACACCTGCTacaaag GGAGCAGAATGGCTACCGTGGCAACCAGGGAGGAGGCATGAGGCCTCAAGGCATGGTCGTGAACAACCCCAACCCACAGATGAACATGGGTCCAGCAGGGGGCATGGGCATGGGCATAAACAGGGGCTACGGCATGGCTGAACAGGGCAACATGCCACAAAGAGGAGTGCCCCAGTACGCTGGGGGCAACCGCATGAATCCTATGAACCAGATGAATCAGATGAATCCCATGCATCAGATGAATCAGATGAATTCCATGCACCAGATGAACAACATGGGTCAAATGAATCAGATGAATCAAATGAATGCCATACATCCAATGAACTCTGTAAACCAAATGGGCCCCATGAACCAGATTAATCAAATGAATCAGATGGGTCACCACGGCatgcatcagcagcagcagcaccaacatCAGCAGATGGGTCAGTTTCatggaggcggtggaggaggaggaggaggaggaggaggagggtacgGGCTGGGAATGACCAGTCCCCCCCAGGGCAATCCAGGGATGAACGGCCCCCCACACAACGTCATGGGCTCACCTAGAGTCCGAGGGAGCCCCAAGATGGGTGCCAGCCCCTTCTCACCTGGAG GTATGAACTCTCCCATGAGCTCCAGTCATCCAGGTAACTctggggctggaggaggagggaccaCCTTCTCTAGCAGCTCCTTGAATGCCCTCCAAGCCATAAGTGAGGGAGTGGGCAACCCCAtgccctcctccctcacctctcctcccccacacaAGCCTGACAGCTCCCCCAATGTCAACTCCACCAACCAGAGCCAGGCTCAGGGAGGGCCCTGTAAACCAGGCCTCCCAGCCCACTCTGACTCCAAGAGCCCTGGCAGCTCACTGGGGGCTGGAGGGGAGCAGCAATCCCAGCAGCACCCACACACCCCTACGACCGACGGCCCTCCTGACAAGCCAGATAGCCAGGCCAGCAGAGAGGGGGTTCCGGCTGGGGGAGAGCCCAACCGACGGGTCCCCGACACCAAGTGTCAcaagaagctcctccagctcctcaccTCCCCTACAGATGAGCTGGTGCCACCTAATCCCACACCTAGCTCCGGCCGCAGCTCCACCCCTGAGGCCAAGGAGGGAACAGCCGGTGTCACCAGCCCCTCCTCTACGGGTGTGTCCTCGTCCACAGGCGGGATCGGTCAGCAGGGTCTGGGAGCAGTGTCTTCTACCGGTGGGACAGGACATTTTACCAATCAGTCCCTGCAGGAGAAGCACAAGATCCTCCACAAACTCCTGCAAAATGGGAACACTCCCGACGAGGTGGCCCGCATCACGGCTGAGGCCACTGGGAAGAGCACCCTGGATCCTGGTGGGCCGGAGGCTGGGCCTACAGCCGCTGGAGGGGTTAGGGGATCAGAGTCGAAGCAGGAGCAGCACAGCCCTAAGAAGGAGAAGACGCACGccctcctccactacctcctcaaTAACGATGACTCCAGAGAAAGCGGCGATATCAAGCCAaaactggaggagctggaggggaggggggcccAGGGGGCAGGGGTCACCAGCTCTGACCCCCACTCCATGGATGGCAAGGTCAAGATGGAGCCCCCTGATGAC TTGGAGACCCTAGAAACCATTCTGGGAGGCCCCAGGAACGGCTCTAGCTTTTACCCTGAACCAGACTCCAGAGCAGGGAAAGAAGTGGGAAACAAGCCGGGAAATATGCCCGACAGTTTACACG atggGGAGAGAGGCCCCATGGCCCCAGGCCAGCGCGGCCCCTACCAGAGAGCCCTGTCTCTAGATGCCAAGCCCAtgagtggagagggaggagtgggaggggggcTGGCTGGGAGGAGGAACGTCCCCTGTCCCACCCTCGTCAAACAGGAGACCATGGAGGCTCCCATCCGAACTGGAGCCGTGGCAAATGGCTTTCCTGGAGGCATGGGTGTGTGTCCACCACGGGGCGGTGCCACAA GAGGTATGGGCCGAGGCATGGGAATGCCACAGCGCCCTCCCATGGCAGGGCCAGGGGACTGGGGGATGCCGAGGTCCAGTGCCAACCCTGCAGGTGGACCAGGGCACCCTGGTATGGGCCGTGCCGGCATGATGGGAGGGCCCATGATGAATCGCTCCAACAGTGTGCCTGGTAACACCAGGTCTATGCTGCAGCAGCAACTCATGGATATGG GGTCCAATGAAGCCAATATGCGTATGAGCCCCTTTGGTGGACAAGGCCCCCCACCTCAGTCCCCCTCCTGGCCGGACTCTGCCATGGGAATGGACAGACCACAGAGTAACACAAACAG GGGCCAGTTTGGGAACCCCCTGGATGAGCTGCTGGTGCCACCGTCCACCAGCGAGGGCCAGAGTGATGAACGGGCGCTGCTGGACCAGCTGGACTCTCTGCTCAACAACACTGATGTCATCGCTCTAGAGGAGATAGACCGAGCCTTAGGTATCCCCGACCTTGTAGGCCAG ACTCAGGGACCTGAGGGGCAGCCGCAGGGCCAGGGTCAAGGCCAGGGTCAGTGCCCGCCGTCAGAGCCCTTCCCAGGGCCAGACTCCTCCATGGGCATGGACCAGAAGCCCATGTATAGTCAAGGCTACCCCGGGCCTCCAGGGCCTCCTGGGCCCCCAGGGCCCCCCTCTATGGGCATGCAGGCCGGCTATGGTGGCAATCCCATGCAAGGCCAGTCTCCTGCAGGTTTCAACCCCATGATGAATCAGATGGGCCAGCCAGGGGGCTTCCCTGGCATGGCGGGCATGGGGGGAATGGGCAACCCTCGCGCCAACATGATGAGACCTCGCATGATGAATGCTACCAAGCCCCTTCGACTGCAACTACAGCAAAGACTACAAGGACAACAG TTTATGAACCAGACTCGACAAGGCATTAAAATGGAGAATGCCCCTGGAGGAAACCCTGCCATGCGCCCAGGCATGCAACCTGGCATCCAGCCTGGCATGCAACCTCCTGGCATGGCTGGTCAG CCTGGTTTCCTGAATGCCCAGATGATGGCTCAGCGCAGCAGGGAGATGATGACCATGCAGATGAGGAGGCAGCGGATGATTATGTTgatgcagcaacagcagcagcagcagcagcagcagcagcagcagcagcaggggcaGGGGGCAGCAGGAGGCTTCAGCCCCCCTCCTAATGTCACAGCACCAGGAGGCATGGACAACCCCATGGGAGGACCCCCCATGAACCAGCCTGGACAGCAAGCCTTCAACTATGGAGGCAACTATG CGATGAGCCAGCAGGGGGACCCATCGTTCATGGGTCCAGGTAGCAGCCCACCAGGCAACATGATGCCAGGGCGAATGGGAGGCCCTCCTCAGAACGCCATGATGCCAGGGATGCAGGGCAACCCGCAGGCAGGGCCCATGTACCAGTCAGGGGACATGAAGGGCTGGCCACAGGGCGGCATGCCACGCAACAA CTCATACCCGCAGCAGCAGTTCCCCCAGCAGGGCAACCAGGGCCAGTTTGGACCCATGATGATGAACAGCTCCATGGGCGGCCCTGGGCCGGTCAGCGGGGCCGGAGCAGGACAGATGGGCCAAATGCCGGGGCAGATGCAGGGCCAGATGCAGGGCCAGATGCAGGGCCAAATGGGCATGAACTCCATGGGAATGGGTCGAATGCCAATGGGACCCGATCAG AAGTATTGCTGA
- the id1 gene encoding DNA-binding protein inhibitor ID-1 — MKVVGSTCALKSKVGGEDVVRCLSDQSLAISKCKIPLLDEQMSVFLQDMNSCYSKLKELVPTLPTNKKASKVEILQHVIDYIWDLQVELDEPEKSRQHAAGSVPRTPLTTLNAELASIAVENGCSDDRIMCR; from the exons ATGAAGGTTGTCGGATCTACCTGCGCCCTGAAGAGCAAGGTCGGCGGCGAGGACGTGGTGCGCTGCCTGTCCGACCAGAGCCTCGCCATCTCCAAGTGCAAGATCCCGCTGCTGGACGAGCAGATGAGCGTCTTCCTGCAGGACATGAACAGCTGCTACAGCAAGCTGAAGGAGCTCGTACCCACCCTGCCCACCAACAAGAAGGCCAGCAAAGTGGAGATCCTGCAGCATGTTATCGATTACATCTGGGACCTGCAGGTCGAGCTGGACGAGCCGGAGAAGAGCCGCCAGCACGCCGCCGGCAGCGTCCCCCGCACGCCGCTGACCACCCTAAACGCAGAGCTCGCCAGCATCGCAGTAGAG AACGGATGCTCGGATGACAGGATTATGTGCCGTTAG